ATTCTTCATGGCGCAGGACGACCAATTCTTGCCGGTCCATATAAGAAACATAGCGGTCTTTGGTTTTAAGAATTTTGGCAAAGAAAGGTATGATTTTGACAATAAGTTCAAAATGATATGTTTCCCGGCCCTTAAACATCGCGTTGCCGTTATTGATGATAATAAATTGACCGATGGTGATGCCTAAATATTTTGCGTTATAAACGAGCTTTTCCGGGTCAGGTAAGGAGAAATTGGCGGGGACAAATGCTTGGGCCGGTTCCGGAGGCGCGGCGGCCTTGATTTGCTGGGCCTGCAAGAGGATATCTTCTTTTTTTATGACCGACGCACAGCCCGACAAGAACCACAACACCACACAGCCGATAAAAATAAATCTTTTATTCATGGTTCATTTTACCGCAAATAAAAACCCTCTGCAACTTGCGCTACAGAGGGTTTAAGATATTTAACTCCCCCGTCACCCCCAAAACCCGAACTTTTCGGTGATTATTTATGTGGGGATGAATAATAAAAAGAACAGTGATAGAAATAAAATTGTTTTTTGAAACTTATTAGGCGCCGACTTATTTCTTAAGTATCATATTAACAGCTTGCTCAAGCGCGGGGTTAAAACGCTCAGGGGCTTTAAGCATCAGAAAATGATCCAGTCCGTCCAACTCGATCAGTTCAAAGTCCCTTATGTGTCGTCTGTTCGCTTCGACATCAGTTGGCCAAAGATCGGCATTCACGGCCACGACCGGGACATCTAATCCATCAAACAGCTTGGCCACATCGCCTGTCAGATATCCGCCCAATGACCCGTTTATTGCACTAAGCGCAACTCTAGGTTCAGCCAAAGACATATCAGAAATCACCCATTCATTGACCGGCGAGTTATCAGGACGCAACATCCCTGCAACAAAACCTCTGACGCCCTGTTTGAAATCTTCTTTGAATGGCGCGGTCATCTCCTTGAACTGTTCTTTGCCTAAAGGATATTCCACATTCTGAAGATCATCAATCGCGACCAATCCAATAACCTTTTCTGGCATCAAGCGGGCCGCCTCTGCGATCACAAGGGCACCCATGGAATGACCGATCAAGACCACCTTCTCTGCCCCAATACTCTCGACAACAGCCTTCACATCCTGACCAAAAGCTTCCATGGTGTAATTCTCACGCTCACTCCCAGAACGACCATGCCCAGCCAGATCGATCAGAACCATGTGATACTTATCCTTGAAATATTCGACCTGTTCTCTCCAGTAGCTCGCGTCACAACTCCATCCGTGAACGAACACGAGCACCGGCTTCTCTTGCCCATGTTCGTAATAAATGATCGCAGTGCCGTCAGCGGAGGTCGCAGTTCTGATCACCTCGACGTTCTGTTGAGCGTCGCTTTGCGCAAAAATGGACAAAAACCCGATCCCGAGAATTAAAAACATTATCATAAGTAACTTTAAAACACTCTTTTGTCTCATGTTTTCTCCATTATTATAACGGCGGCTCACGAACCGTTGAGCAAACGTGAAAAAAGTTCGTACCCCCAATTGCCCCGTCCAGTACCCCCGAAATCCGAACTTTTGTATTAACCCATTGGGGCATCATAACTCGTTATATCTTAATACTAAACAAGAAACAAGCCCCAGCTACGATTTGTAACTGGGGCTATAATCCGAAAAAAGTTCGGATTTTCAATTGGCTCCCCCAAGTGGACGAATTTTGCAACTGGCTGAACTCAGAGGAGGCTGTATAAGATACAGATTGTTTTCCGCAATGATCCTACTAAAGGCAGAGACCCTTCTGTTTTTATCCTCCACTTGCCATTTTTATGACCATCGGCAGAGTGCAATAGCCGAAAACACCCCAAGCAAAGGTCATAACGACCGAGGCAAAACCCAAGATAGAGCGCTCAATAAAGCAAAAGACCAGATTTATCAAAAACCAAAATATGGGCGTGCCTACCCAATACAGGGTCGGGAAATGCTCGGCCGGCCAACGGTTTTTACCGGTCACAGCCCAGGAAGGGTCGCATATCCAGAAACTATAACCATAACTGCCCAGAAAAAGGTCACTAAATTTATAACAAAACTCTGCATATTTTCGGGAGCGAATTTTATGGACATATTATAAAAGAACTCCTATTTCTCTTTCCTCTTGATCAAATCGATACTTTCCTTATCCAGCATGTTAAGGGGAATGCTTTTGATCTCATCGCCTTTCTTCAGTTTTATTGAGTCACCAGTTTTCTCTATAATTTCTCCTTCTAGAACCTTCCCCGACTTTAACCGGACAGTCCCTGGAGCGAGTTGACCTTGAGAAATTTTTTCATGACTTACTTCCGGTACCCATAATCCATCCGCTCTTTTACCATTCTTTATTTGATAGGGTCCACTGATCTTGCCATCTTGGGTATGCCCCTGCCAAAGGCCATCTGTGACAATCTGCCCTTTTTCGTCGTAATAAACTATACCTGTTTGGCGCCCTTGGTCATCGTAGGCCCGCACTTCTGCCAAAACACCATTGGGGTGATACATTTTCCAGTCGCCGGCAAGATAACCGTTGACAAACTTCACTTCCTGGAACAGCTTGCCGTTGGTGTAATAAATTCTTTTTGACTGATTGTTTTCGCCGTTGACATAAATTGTTTCGGTGGATACAACACCGCTTTCAAAATAAATTTTGCCTAAGCCGTTAGGAACGCCGTTCTCGTAATTCACTTCGGCCTTGAGTTTCCCATCGGGGAAATAGAATTTTTTCACTTCGGCCCAGCTTAAACTCACAAAGATCAACTGCATCATCACGCCAAACAATAACAGCTTTCTCATATATACTTCCTTTCGAGAAATTGTTTTGATACCAATACAACCTGCATCCTAAATATATGTTAAAGAATAGCGTCGATAGCTAAAGAATATATTGTCCGAGCTGCGAATGCAAGATTAAATGCATGATTAATGGAATCCGTATATCGTAGAAAAAACCGCTGTAAGGTATTCACTTACAGCGGTTTATAAAAACTCCCTTAAGTAGACGAATTTTGCAACTATTTGGCCTATTCTGGGGATGAATCTGCCAATTCTGCACGTTTAATAATGTACGAAAATTGGTCTATAAAGTCAGGGACGTAGTATTGCCCCGTATTGGCGCTACAAGCCAAAGACAGAATCTTATATGTGTTTCCTTGATACTCCAAGGTATCGCTCTCCATGGGCATCAATTTAATTGTCTTGTCCCCTAACGAAACCACCAGCAGGCATGAGTTTATTGACGAATTTACTCGACAACAAGAATCTTCCATCGAAATCGTAAATGGCATCAAATCCTTTTCTTCAAAAGCCCGGCCACCACTATCATAAGCATATTTTATGCCTCTGGTATCCGACGCTATCATGCCGTCATATTGTCTTGCAAATCCACGATTCTTCCTATAGATAATCGTGTCGTCAAGCCTTAGGACCGGCAAAAATTCTTCGGGTACCTCTGCAAGAGGATATTTTAATACAATTGCGCCGGGAACTTGGTGGAGGTCTTGTGCAGGCGC
This window of the Candidatus Omnitrophota bacterium genome carries:
- a CDS encoding alpha/beta hydrolase, producing MRQKSVLKLLMIMFLILGIGFLSIFAQSDAQQNVEVIRTATSADGTAIIYYEHGQEKPVLVFVHGWSCDASYWREQVEYFKDKYHMVLIDLAGHGRSGSERENYTMEAFGQDVKAVVESIGAEKVVLIGHSMGALVIAEAARLMPEKVIGLVAIDDLQNVEYPLGKEQFKEMTAPFKEDFKQGVRGFVAGMLRPDNSPVNEWVISDMSLAEPRVALSAINGSLGGYLTGDVAKLFDGLDVPVVAVNADLWPTDVEANRRHIRDFELIELDGLDHFLMLKAPERFNPALEQAVNMILKK